Below is a genomic region from Prolixibacteraceae bacterium.
ATACCGACCTCTATCGCTTTTCCTATCTCCTGTTCAATAAATTGGGTTAGTTCCGCCATCACCCATTGCGACTTCTCTTTGTTGATAATATCATTGGAGTTATTAAATACCAAGGTGATATGAAAAGGGACCTCTAGGGTAGAAGGGATAATGTTTTTTACAATTTCGAAAAGGTTCTCTTCTTTGAAATTGTTGAAATCCACGATATTCTTATATAAGTAGCTATCGATCAAGATAGCAGAGTTAATTGGGGTTAGTGACACCTCTTTAAGAAATGCTTCCCAAGAGCCGTTTCGATTTCGGCGTTGTAAACCATCGACAGGAGTTTTAAAGCTAAAACCATAGGTCTTATTTAGTTTTTCGAACAGATGAAGTTCGTTCTTCTTTAAGATCATACAGCCATGGGATAGGCGAATCTTTTCGGCATCGATATGCTCATGGTCTAAAAGAAAAATATCGGTTGGAAATTTGCAGTAGTTTTCTTCGTCGATAGATTGAAAGAACTTCTTGTGAGGCACCAACTCTCCCACCTCTTTCTTATTGAAAATGCGATACACCTCATGGGCATAAATCTTCTCCTCTAACTCATCCTCATCAAGGTCTAGAATGATATTACTATAGTCCATAAAGATGGGGAAAAGTGTTTTGGACTCAAAGGCAGCATCCTCTTCCTCTACGATTTTCGTAAATATAGCATCTGAACAGTAGATATCTTGTATGGCCATAATCTATTTCTTGGTTCGGTTTAGTCTGAAAAGCTCCATGGCACTACTATCTGCTTCGTCGAAGAACCCTTTCCCGAATTTCCGGTTGAACTTACCATTCTCTTGATACTTCATCTCGTAAGGCCCTTCGGAGGTATGAAAATAGTAGACTCTAAATGGGTTAAGATCTAACGCTTCATTTTGGTGTAAGTTGTTCTGTAGCCCTAACACTTGTGATCGACGAATAATATATTCAGAGTGGGTCTCGATAATAAATTTTATTCCATAAGTTGTGCTTACCTCATAAAGAAAGTCCGCCAATTTACTTTGTGCGCCAGGATGAAGGTTTAATTCTGGCTCCTCAACAATAAGGTTAATACCATTGGTTTTGTCACCATATTTTCGGATAATGGTAGCAATACGAACAAATAGTTGCATCAGTTGGAGTGATCCCATCCCCATATCTGCTAATGGTATGTATCGACTATTTTCCTCTACCACACACTTGTATGCTTCGCCTGAGATAAACTCAATATGAAGGCTATTGCCCAACTCAAACTCTTTCATCCATCTTTCGATGAACTGGTATTCAGGCTCCTCTTTTCTCACCTTTAGCTGGTAGAATTGGTGGATGGCTTGCCCCAATGCATTTTGCTTATCACGAAGATAGAATAGTCCAGACTGTTTCATTGGATTGGCCCCTAGGTAGTAGACTTTTTTGGTGTTGACTAGAGATACAAATCGAGCGATAGACTTCTGAATATTGAATTTCTCATTATCAATGACACGAGCACTTATATATAGTTCACCATCTTCCACAAAAGAGTTCTCATATAGAGACACATCTTTATGGTGGATTTCATTGATAAAGGTCTTTACATCACTATTTCTTTCTAAGAAATTACGCACATAATCAATAAATGGGGAACTATCCTCTTTGAACTCTAGATCTCCCATAGGATACTTTACATCGAAGAGTGTTGTTGCATCAAAATTAGGTTCATCTTGATGATTCTCTTCATAGAATTTGATCTTCTGGTTGATGGTGTTTATCTCACTAATGGTGTTTAACACATCTTTTGAAATAGGTGCTTCTTTTTGTAGTGTTTTAAGCTGTGTACGAAGCTCTTTACGCTCTGCTTTCAATTGGCATATCACGTTATTAGGCTCTAGCTGTTCCTTCTC
It encodes:
- a CDS encoding AAA family ATPase, with translation MKKIGFNHFRRFEKFEPLELGEVTFLVGKNNSGKSTMVKAILLVLDYLKTQQSDKFSFANTVLDEANIVTFQRAKCSQSEASYIEFFFEIEEFKVYVKISGEDNYTFADVNQIHIEDKELNYTFVYNFQKKELQILKREHQEKEQLEPNNVICQLKAERKELRTQLKTLQKEAPISKDVLNTISEINTINQKIKFYEENHQDEPNFDATTLFDVKYPMGDLEFKEDSSPFIDYVRNFLERNSDVKTFINEIHHKDVSLYENSFVEDGELYISARVIDNEKFNIQKSIARFVSLVNTKKVYYLGANPMKQSGLFYLRDKQNALGQAIHQFYQLKVRKEEPEYQFIERWMKEFELGNSLHIEFISGEAYKCVVEENSRYIPLADMGMGSLQLMQLFVRIATIIRKYGDKTNGINLIVEEPELNLHPGAQSKLADFLYEVSTTYGIKFIIETHSEYIIRRSQVLGLQNNLHQNEALDLNPFRVYYFHTSEGPYEMKYQENGKFNRKFGKGFFDEADSSAMELFRLNRTKK